A part of Dermacentor variabilis isolate Ectoservices chromosome 10, ASM5094787v1, whole genome shotgun sequence genomic DNA contains:
- the LOC142559451 gene encoding pancreatic triacylglycerol lipase-like, with protein sequence MWSTAAVLFFCCIPILIGKVHAERNCYGELGCMETAGAFYDPVHRPFNLVPADRHVVNTRFLLHNRRIEPGHMVLLWNSSVETISAAPFMSSRETKFLVHGYLDRLSFAAWVSDMKDAYLKQADVNVIIVDWSEANAGIYDRACANARIVGAELALFIRKLKEAFGADPRSMHIIGHSLGAHIAGYAGANTTNLGRITALDPAEPNFQKMPPEVRLDPTDAEFVDAIHTDSHPYLTKLWSSEGMGMWDPVGHVDFYPNGGEYMPGCDTVNRVWKIFTHGLIKGVRAVVSCNHQRAVKYMLESISNRDCLPLAYECPSFEAYESGQCSDCGADGSKCAAMGDRAVEWKHFKRNEPTRMFTVTNAHSKFCAFQYAVTLTTGKKVQYANGRGVVFLREEGQEASIHVNEAPIDFHPQRNYTFLVSSSTPITEHSRLFMEYRTTQLLFTYNIPMIQVSFRPMTSPFTESEALEKTFHKCTAWNPAGISTHIPVALKDC encoded by the exons TGCACGCCGAAAGGAATTGCTACGGCGAGCTCGGTTGCATGGAGACGGCCGGCGCTTTCTACGATCCCGTGCACCGTCCCTTTAACCTGGTTCCGGCGGACCGGCACGTGGTGAATACCAGATTCCTCCTGCACAACCGACGCATCGAGCCGGGCCACATGGTGCTCCTGTGGAACTCCTCCGTGGAAACAATTAGCGCCGCGCCTTTCATGAGCTCCCGGGAGACTAAGTTCCTCGTGCACGGCTATCTGGACAGGCTGTCCTTCGCCGCCTGGGTGTCA GATATGAAGGACGCCTACCTGAAGCAGGCAGACGTCAACGTGATCATCGTCGACTGGAGCGAGGCCAACGCTGGCATCTACGACCGCGCGTGCGCTAACGCCAGGATCGTCGGGGCCGAGCTCGCGCTCTTTATCCGCAAGCTGAAG GAGGCGTTCGGCGCCGACCCGAGGTCGATGCACATAATCGGCCACAGCTTGGGCGCACACATTGCCGGTTACGCGGGCGCCAACACCACCAACCTCGGGAGAATCACGG CCCTGGATCCTGCCGAACCGAACTTTCAGAAGATGCCTCCCGAAGTACGCCTGGACCCCACGGACGCCGAGTTCGTAGACGCAATACACACAGATTCTCATCCGTATCTCACCAAGTTGT GGAGCAGCGAAGGCATGGGAATGTGGGACCCCGTCGGCCACGTCGACTTCTACCCTAACGGCGGCGAGTACATGCCAGGCTGCGACACCGTGAACAGAGTCTGGAAGATATTCACCCATGGCCTCATCAAAG GTGTCCGCGCCGTCGTTAGCTGCAACCACCAGCGCGCCGTCAAGTACATGCTGGAGTCGATCTCGAACCGGGACTGCCTGCCGCTCGCCTACGAGTGCCCTTCCTTCGAGGCGTACGAATCGGGACAATGCTCCGATTGCGGCGCGGACGGCTCGAAGTGCGCAGCCATGGGTGACCGCGCTGTGGAGTGGAAGCACTTCAAGAGGAACGAGCCGACCCGAATGTTCACCGTCACCAACGCCCACAGCAAGTTCTGCG CGTTCCAGTATGCAGTTACGCTAACTACTGGCAAAAAAGTACAATATGCCAACGGCAGGGGCGTCGTTTTCCTGCGAGAAGAAGGCCAAGAGGCGAGCATCCATGTCAACGAAGC GCCAATTGATTTCCATCCACAACGGAACTACACATTCTTGGTTTCGTCGTCAACCCCAATAACCGAACACAGTAGGCTGTTCATGGAATACAGGACGACCCAATTACTGTTCACCTACAACATTCCCATGATTCAAGTCTCCTTTCGACCGATGACGTCACCATTTACGGAAAG CGAAGCTTTAGAGAAAACATTTCACAAGTGCACAGCGTGGAACCCTGCAGGAATCTCAACACACATCCCGGTGGCATTAAAGGATTGCTAG